The Hippoglossus stenolepis isolate QCI-W04-F060 chromosome 1, HSTE1.2, whole genome shotgun sequence DNA segment TGAAAGAGGTCTAATCCATGCTGGGAAATACAGTTTCTCTAAACGAAGAACAAACTTTCAGCGTTTGTTAATGTGTAATATCACACATCCCGTTGCTTTGATTGGTTGTTGGAGGGCGGACAGTTCTTATTGCTCCTTGGAAATCATAAAGGAGCTGAGAGGCTCTGATGATGCTCTAATAAATCTCACTATATTCCAAAGTTATTCTACCAGCGTCTGTGCTGCAGTATCAGCAGTAACTCCATCACCGCGCTGACTGAATGGAGCTAATGTGGCAGCTCTGACTTGTATCTTTGAAGTTGAACTCTGAACATTGTCCTCATATTGCCAGACTTTCCTCCAAGCATATTTGATTTGGCAGATGCAACTTAAATCTCCCAGTGTGGGCGGACAGCACTAGGCTACACTCCCAGCATGCCTTTCAGCAGGTGTGTTTGCTCACACTCACATGGCGTTTGAAATCCCACAGCTGTGGAGACAGATCAGAGGCAGCTCCCTGCAGGGGCCTGAGCTCTCTCCCTTCACACAGATGTTCACCTCTGAACCTGGGACCGGAGATGCAGCTCTTCTCTTCCCGTCCAGTCTGACCACTGGAGCAATGAGACAAGCGCACACGTGCTTTCAGTGTTGAAGTAACTCTAGTTTTGAAGCTTGTTGCAGGAGATTATAAAACAAGGTATCATCCTTGATGGTAATAAGTTATTTACTTTATAATcgagctataaaaaaaaaagataaaactacaactaccacacCAACTAGTGCAGTTTCATACTcgtgtgaggtcactgtgaccttgacctttgaccactttAATCCAAGCAGTAAatatttgagtccaagtgatatCTGGTCAAAAATATGTAGAAATTACCTGAAAGCAGATTCAATAGACCTCTGACTTCCCAAATGTGTAAATCAACAATTTTTGCCAAATTGGAAATTATTCTCTGGTAGCATTTTTAAGATAATGCATTCACCAGGCAAGGATGTTTTTTGTGAGAtcaccttgaccttgacctttgatcaccaaattctaatcagtgaCATCCTCGAGTCCAACTAAACGTTGGTCATCTGAGGTCATCTTGCCTGAAGTTACTGTAGCTGTTAAtgctacatgtgtgtgtgttcgtgtctTTCCTCAAACAGGTAACATATGTTTTAGAGGGGATCACGGCCCATGAAGACTTCTGTGGCCGTTCTGGACGACTGGAACCTGGAGATCTGCAGGTACTACATGACTTATCATAGAGttcattttggtttatttgggggatttgtttaaaagaaataatgttatcttaggaaatgttttattttataaatgttaccaatttgcttttttttacaaGAGTTAAATGAAAAGGGTCAAACTCTGTTCTTATAGCAtgacattcatatttaaaatcattcttactgaaaacatgaacacttgaacaaacatcagtgtaataagaacAACCTCAAACTTTTTAATtgggtccatgtcccgtccactaacatggaggacgcTGGGTTTAGGAGCtttactgcagccggccactgggtggtgatggagatgctttggcttcacgtttggggagccgtcatgtcttccatctttatttacagtctgtggttttaacattaaatatgaagctacagacAGTTAGCTTCTGCCAACTAGCACCTCTGAAAATATACCATCATACTACCTCACAGACATGAGAGTCGCCTCATGCATTTCTCAGCAAGAGGGCTAATCAGCATATTTCCCATAATGCCAAACAATTCCTGTAACCTAACCTCTAATAGATTTGTGCTTCCTGTTTTTGAGATGTTAAGATACACGTTATCTCACTGAGGTATTGTCCGTTATCTGTGATCTTCATCTCCTAATTGTAAATGTGGAGAGCAAGGTCTTAACAGGAATCAGGAGCATTCACGAGCtacagagcagaagaggagttaaGCCTTTACCAATCCCCACAAACTCATTACATATGCATCATGATGTTGTGCACTCACACTAATTGGATATCATGCCCTGTGggttgtttcctgtgtttttaaagttgtaaagttacacacacatacacacaggctgCTGACTCAGCTTCAATCTGTAGCAGAGGTTCAGTCAGTTCAGCTCTTACACACCGTGTGCACGCTCCGTCGGCCCGGGCTTCACGTGGGAGCTGCAGATGCTCAGACAGACGCCTGTCTGTCCTTCAGGGAAAGCTCAAACTCCATGTCAGAATAAAACATGGCTTCGTCAAAGGAAGTGGTGAAGACATTGGGCCAACTGAGGAAAATCCCTCCCCTAATGTTTGGATGAGTTTCacatctgtatatttaaatttaacggaaaattgatattttaaaatcacacTATTCTCTTCCCAGAAACATAGTTGAAATAAAGCTGCTTTAGAATGAGCTGTAACTCAGGTCTGTGtcgtctgtgtgggttttctagTTCCCCCTGGTTGTATTCTGCATGTTTTATTATCCAGCAGATCCCCCTCCCAGTAAATACCCAGCAggcagcaataaaaaaaaagcaaacatcaTGATGAACAGTCACAGATGAATTATCATTGGCCGGCAGCGTTAAAGCGAAGCTCGACAGTGGAAATTTCCATCCGGCCCAAAGGAGAAGCAGAAGCTGTTAAAGTGAACTTCACTTCATCCAGAGTTTTAAATCACTACCTGATTCAAAATCATGACCAGAGTTACAGCAACACCTCATTTTGTTCCACAGCATTTCATCAGAATTCCTCTCACTCAAGctgaattgttttattttattcctgcTGCCTATAGATTCATGCATGGCTCATGGCTTCTGATTATCTTATACaattaatacaatatttatGTGTTATATGTCTCCCTGTCTACCAGTGGATGACTGCAGGACGGGGGGTGGTCCATGCCGAAATGCCTGTATCAGAGGAGCCGGTGGTGGGCTTACAGCTGTGGGTGAACCTGCCGAGGCGAGACAAGATGGTGGAACCAGCGTACCAGGAGCTCAAAGGCTCAGAGATTCCCAAACGCAGCCGGGGAGGGGTCACAGTCGCTGTTATATCTGGAGAGGCTCTAGGagcaaaggtgtgtgtgtttgtgtgtctctacatgtgtgtgtgtatgtgtgtgtgtgtgtgggggggtcacGTCTACTTAATTTGTGTATGGGGTTGTGATGTCATTGCAGCACAATCAGTCACTTTACCTTCCTGATAGCTGCTGATCTCATCCTGATTGCTCATTTGCTGGATGCCAGAggcaaacaggaaaaacatgtgCGTGCATTCGTGTAtttggatctgtgtgtgtccatgtgtccgtgtgtgtgtgtgtgtctgtgtctgtgtgtgtccttgtgtgtatgtgtgtgtgtgagggaatgCCTGTTAACCACGCTATTTGACCAGTGTTAGTGTAAGGAGTGTCCGtctgaaaagaggaaacagaaaatgagaagCAGATTGTCTCAGCCTGTGAGAGttttagtgcgtgtgtgtgttttattgtaatGTCCAGGGTTACTATCGGCCAGGAGAATCACTGATAAACATCAATATCTCTGTATTCagtgtatttatactgtatacGACTCTGATTTGTATCCAACTTTACAGCTCAACTTGGCCTTGGTTTTATGTTCATACTTAATAAGGCAACACTCAGTTTAATAACAGTTTACAGTCAGTGAAGTGTGTTTGGGATGAGTCACAATATTTGATCATAAAAACTCAACATACATTGAGTAACTGAATACCTAAAAACTTAGATCTCTTACGACAGAATTAGCGagaatacacatttttttaaaagactgactcctttcccattgcacGGAGAGCAATCCTGGTTTTTCCCTGGTGAATCAAGTTTGACTTCATGAAATCGCCAGAAGCTGAGAAGCTCAACTCGCTGTCTTGACAGTGTTGCCCATTGCACAATATGAAGAAACAATATATCCctgttgcacgttgttcccaaAACACCAGTACACAAATGTTCATGGCTATTTCCACACCAACGCCCTAAAGTTCAATGGCCATTCTAACATCGCGAAGGAAACTGCTGCATCAGCatctagactgccaaaataGCGAAGAAGAAATTGGCGCAttcacccaggtgtcatgtttccatcactccCAGTCTGAGCCTGAGCcgataaaaaaacatttctactgCAGGGCCTTTTGACCTGAGAGAGACTGTTTCCATTCCCTGTGCAGATAAAAGTCAgatgttagtgtttgtgtgttttttgaccTCAGGGACAAAGCTGTCAAAGGACAACCAAACACAGAATTACTTTTCAAAAGATGAGATTTATTTCAACCAAAAAGGGAAAATTAAGTAGAAAACTGCTCCGTAACATTTACTGAGGGAGACATCTGTGTCTTTAACTGCTAAATGTCCCTCTATGTTCCCCAGTTATTTATTATGTCCCTCATTTGGTTTGGAGCAGGTGGTTTTCTGTAAACTAGTGAAGGGTACTTACTTTTACATTGAGTTATATCCAAAGAATAATTGATTACTTTTTCAAATAATTTGCCCTAAACTGCACAATTTTTCGGATCAATCTGTGAAAATAATAGAAATTCTTTTTTCAACACAATAGAAACACAAATGCAGGCACTGTAATTTCCTTCGTGTTTTCAGTCAGCTGAGTTTCTTTAAGGTCATTTGCATTAAGTGCAGATGTGGAGTAAACTCATGGACCTGATTAAAATTGCACGTGTGCTACCTGGTGCGCTGTGTCACTCACatccatgaaaataaaactgaaaacacaatgagctGTGGAGGGACATATACAGTAAGTCATGGAAGTAGCAATAACCTATTCTGACCTTATCTCTGAAGAACATACGGGATGATTAGCAGATTATTGAGCTAAAGCAACGCAGCTAAGTTCACAACCCGTTTGCAGGCAGTAGTAGATGTTGCAGATGGTTCTGAAGTAGAAACCAAACGGCCACCAcaatgtcagtttgtgtgaatatGGTCTGTTTAATATACGatatttactttgtgtttgcgTCTGTTTGGACGTtatgtccttttcttttttttcctccagtcCAAGGTTTTCACGAGGACACCGACCCTGTATCTGGACTTCAAGCTGCAGGCGGGGGCCCTGCATGTGCAGCCAGTCCCTTCAGGTACGAGAACATTTCTTACAGTGTTGGTTAATAACAAGAGTGGTCTATAATGATGCGTCTAATGGTTGCTTTGAGACTGAAAACGGAACAGTGTGTGATAGTTGAGAACATAATATTCCTATTTTGCCCATtgtttttaaagtctgtttgtcattttgttcaAAAAGCAGATTCCCCAGCAGATCAGTGAAATAACATgaaacaatatttcaatattgagttcataacttgtttttttctccccccttgGTGGACAAAAGAGTAATTTTAGGTTTAAGATCAGAtaacttttttaattgttcaccatctttattaaaaatacacacttttttacactatttgttttttgtttaacaGGATGGACTACATTCATCTACACGTTATCAGGATCCATTAACGTTGGTGAGTTGAGAAAGGCCCAGTGTCGACACTTTTATGCCTTTATGgtcaaggtcattgtgaccCCAAAAACCcttgtttgccttgtgaacgaGATTTCTTAGGACTGGCTcgagagaattaaaaaaaaaaatgttggtggTCTAAGGTCAGGATGGCCTCAAAAGAAGTTATTTCTTGACTAGTTGGACTCAAAGACTTGGATTCAAAGACTGTGACCTCTGACTTCAGTTGtacaaggtcacagtgacctcatatcaCCACTCTAATATTGTCCAATACTTCAGattaatataaaaagaaaacaatcagaaatAACCAGGGTTATGAAAACTTTCTTTAGCTGGGTATGATGAACTTATgccctctcactctctgtgaaTTTGATCACTCCCTCACTTCCCTCGCTGCTTGTCTTGCTGCGATATTCACGTTAcagtaacgtgtgtgtgtgatctccgTCCAATCGCAACTTCCCTCCTACGTTCAGCCAGAAGGCCCATGTGTTCCACTTTAAAGCTTGATGGATTCGTACTGTCACTGAACCATGATGTCTTCAGACTTCAGACTAAAGCAGCTCAATCTGAAATTTAACCAGCATCACTGGGAAAAGTATTGCTATTGTAAAATACGACCGGCTTAGAGTCTGGCTTCAGATCAGTCACCTTATCCACATGTAATAACTACGCCCTGTTGTATCGATGCTGCTCTTTGACATTATACTGTGAAATTCTGCATTTCCTGCTTACTGGACGGCATCATGTGACCAGGGAATTCCCCTCGCATGAGAACGAACCCTTTCAGAAGGCAAACTCATTGTCAGAGgctttgttggtttgttgaaACCTGTTGTTCTCGGTCAGAATTCCCCCTTTCATATTCCGTCATGAAATTTCATTATGATTTGATTATTCTCCGTCGATACGCTGCAGGACGTCACAGACTGGTTGTAAATGCTGACAGATGTTTTGATGACACGAGAGGATGAAATTGGCCGCCGAGATTAAAGACGTTATTTGAATCTTAAGTCTTGACCTTTGCATGTAGTCTGGCCAAATCAGAACCAGCTGGCTTTGATGAATGCGTCCACCACGAATGGAGGTGTCTGGCTCTCTCAGCGTTTAGAGCCAGTAGGTGATGAAGTGTGCGAGCAAACTGCTAAACAAGGCCGAGGTGTTTAAAACATGCAGGTGCCTTTTATTTCGTTTGAACCCAAAGTGGTTTTGTTACGCTACGAAGAATAGTGGTAgcctgaaatgaaaatgaaattattattaatgatgcACATGTCTGTTTATTGACTGCAAGTTATCTGGTTCTGGGTGAATAATTAAATGGTAATATGCCAACATATGAACAGGTGGCCGAGACGTCTTAGACAAGCacattaacagaaaacacaactgcaagagccacaacacaactgcaagaGCCACACAATCACAATGGAAGTGAGTGACAACAGATGTTAACAATGAAACAAGAGGTGATTTTGAAACACGAAGTGGTTTTATACCTGTACCGTAACACCTGGAATAGACAAGGCTCAATTTCTTTAGCGGCGTCTGGCTTGACTGGGTTTTCACAAACAGCTCACCGACCATAGCAAGAGAAAAAGCTTGACGGTAGGAAATCCATTGTCGCTCTCTTCCGTggtggttttatttctgttgtgaGGCTTTGGCATTCTTGTTTTCCGTTAATAcgcttgtgtgagacgtctctcCCACTGAACCATTGCCCCTCAACCCTTAAAGTCtaacagtgttgtttttttttttttatttcctccactgAAAAGCCTCTCAGGGATTCCACTTTtcaaaaatgcataaaaagaCCACAATCCCAATCAATCATTTTTAATAGcgagtgtgttttttatttttatttcctcacaTTATCATTGACAgactgttaaaaataaagaggTCAAGCACTGTTTAAGCacaaaatgttcctgttgtcaAGGCCCAGAGccggagcagcaggaggtggcGTCCCATCACACGGTGGTGTTCGGAGACGGAGACTGTGTCATGGTTGAAAACAAGGTGAGTTCTCAGTGCTGAGATGACCAGTGGCTCCCAAACGTTTTTCCACCGTGCCCCCTTTGGAACCTTTAAAATAATTCAAGCCGTTTTTCATAGTTAACGTTTTAACAAGGTTCTACAGGACATTCAGAAGTGACAGCAACATTTATGGAATAGTAAATTATAGTAATGGTAAACCAGCTAAGCTAACCCCCTGAACCATAGGCTgtagatggatgacatgacaatTTATcagtcgccccctggtggctggctgcagtataggtcataaacccttcCTTCCCCCAAAAAGTACAGATCAAAAaaagttttctcaaagatggtttctgtcatttaaggtagctcttatcacactgatgtttgttctggTGCAGATTTTTCCAGTAACTTAAAAACTAACTGTCTTTAATAActcatttgatgctataaaaataggGACAAACATCATTATTGACAGGTTTAGGGTTAGTTAGGACAGTTTAGACTGACTCATAATTTGTCAAGCACATGTATTGGCGGGATCCTACGCTCTCTGCTTTCTGGATCCAAATGATATCTACTTACCTACCTACTTAATCATATGTTTCCACAAAGATTTATGTTGGGACTCTGCTAGTTCTGTTAAATAGGTTTGAATCGACTATTTTCCCTAACACAGAGAAATTACTGTCAatccacttcacacacacaaagacaataaCACTgcctcttctttcctcctcagcGCTCTGAAGTCTCTCATTTTGTGCTCATCGCAGGAGAACCAATCAAAGAGCCTGTGGTACAACGAGGTACGACAtttccttccctccatccctctgaaCAAATGAAATCCTTGATGTCACATGCGTAACGTAATCAATAGCAGTAATGTCATTATTTgcaatgttgtgtttgtctttcaggtCCATTTGTCATGAcgacagaggaggagatcagtCAGGCGATCAGGGACTACCAGAGCGGCAGAAATGGTTTTGAAAGAGCCGTAAACTGGAGATCCAAGATCAGAGACTCTTTCTAAAGCAGTGGTGGGAACCCTTCAGCCTCTGGGCCATTTGATCCAGTTCATGAGacaatacatatatacaaaaagaagcaaatatttttgatttcaacaaataaaataagggtttcagaaacaaatgaccaacTCTACCTTTAAAGGTTCCGTGTGTAGAATtcagggacatctagtggtgaagctgcGTGTTAcagctgaatccccctcacctcaccctccccttccaaacatgagagagaacctgtggcagccttcagtcgtcataaaaactcaaaaggtgtttagtttgtccagtctgggctactgtaaaaaacatggcggcctccgtagagaggacccgctccagatgtaaatataaagtatttatatatagagGGCTCATTCTacggtaaagaaaacaacaattcatgcaattgagatgaaacacactagaactattttatatttaatttatcaaagaaaacatcactttcacctaaatcttactcaCTGGACCTTTTAACCTCCTGAACTGCCCACAGAATTGGGGGCCGCCCCGATAgttattaaacatgtttaaaacatggATGATTACATCAGTACTTTCCAAGTGGAAACAAATCAGAGGCGAGTAGAGCTTTTGAAATGGCGACAGAGAAACAATTTACGGTGGACAGCTGAATTCgaggaaatgtttttcagtATGAGGCAAGAACACAAGTCCCTGAACAGCGTGTCTCACAAGATTAATCACAACCAGATAATTATTAGCAGTACAAGCTAGCATAACACTGTTGACCCATATTAAACTGAATGATAGATGGGGCGTGTTGACCGCGACTACACAACCATTTTCTTATCCAGACTCGTTTCTTCTGCAAAGAGTCTATCTCACTGCAAAGCGACGGGCTGTTACTTTCAAATCTtgtagtgtgtgcatgtttgagaTCAGAGAGAAGAATATCTGTGACGATTCTCCTTGAGTGCTTGATGCAACTCGATTGTAAAATCAGTCTCAGGATGTAGTTTGAGCTCAGCCTTCAAGTTCTCACTCTACAGAGAGATTGGTGCCCAACAAAGTAAACAAGCAAGTTTAGTGTTGAGTGAGATAACGGCTAGGAAGCTGAACCCTCGCTGAGAAGGAGAAATTGTAAAGCCTTGTCTTGTTGTGACTGCGCAGCTGCTTGCACCAGACAAAGTCAAATGTTCCTACTCTGCAAGAACAAAAGCCAGAAGATCGATGTGCTCCAGGCATTTGGCGAGAGGTTTCAGGAACTGAGCGCATTAACTGAACTGTTTAATGTGGAACCTGCTGATGTGCCTACAACATGAAATCATCGAGGGGCAAAGTACAACAACCTCTCTCTGCTTGAGTTCTATAAACTGTACGTACGTCATGAGGATTTTCCCATTTTGAGGAAGCTTACACTTAGGGTTGAGGTATTACAGAGCTTGA contains these protein-coding regions:
- the pir gene encoding pirin is translated as MNVRKVEKTVLSVEQGEGVGARVRRSIGRTELRNLDPFLMLDEFRVSKPAGFPDHPHRGFETVTYVLEGITAHEDFCGRSGRLEPGDLQWMTAGRGVVHAEMPVSEEPVVGLQLWVNLPRRDKMVEPAYQELKGSEIPKRSRGGVTVAVISGEALGAKSKVFTRTPTLYLDFKLQAGALHVQPVPSGWTTFIYTLSGSINVGPEPEQQEVASHHTVVFGDGDCVMVENKRSEVSHFVLIAGEPIKEPVVQRGPFVMTTEEEISQAIRDYQSGRNGFERAVNWRSKIRDSF